GATCAGTCTCTACCCTGGCCAACCCGGATACGGATGGGGACGGTATACCGGACTTCCTCGATCTGGATAGTGACAATGATGGCATCACAGACCTGCTCGAAGCAGGAGGAAATGACTACAATGGAGATGGAAAGCTCGACTCCTTCGGGGATACTGATGGTGACGGGCTGGGCAACTCCGTGGATGTGGACAATGGCGGAACACCGCTCACTATTCCAAATACTGATGGCACCGGGCGACCCAACTATATCGATACGGACTCGGAAGATGATAACATCCCGGATTTTGAAGAAGGATTCTATGAAGCCGGACCTACCAACTACCAAACCTCTTACATCAACAGGGTCACTGCTTACAATGCCGCCAACGCTGCCACCTCCAATACCCTCTACCCTACTGGTGACACCAGTCCGGCTGATGGCACACCTGACTACCTCAATGACTCAGATGGAGATGGGATACCCAACCTACTTGATCCACAGAGTGCCTACTTCCTGGATGATGACGGTGATGGGTTGATCAACCTTTTTGATCCCAATCAGAATGGAGATTTCTATGGTAACGTCAATGGTGTACCCGACCGGGATGATGATGGTACCCCCAACATCCTGGATGGCTCAGATGTGCCGCTCCCGCTTGATTTTATTGCATTCTCAGGTACCGTTCAAAACGAAAATGTAAACCTCAAATGGACTACTGCCAATGAAGTCAATGTCAGCCACTTCGACGTGCTACACAGCACCGGAGGCAGCAAAGACTTCAAAGTAATAGGCTCCGTACAGGCTGTCAATATCAAGGAGCTGGTCAATAATTATCAGTTTACCCACCAGAATGCACCTGATGGGTACAACTTCTACCGAATCAGAGAAGTAGATCTGGATGGATATGAAGGGTTCACAGAAATCATCAATGTGGTAATGGAAGCCTCCAATATCAGCTGGACCATCTACCCTAACCCTACCCAGGATCACCTGTCCATCAGGTCTACGGTGATCATCCCAGATAGCAGGGTGATGATCCTCGATGTGACCGGCAGAACCATCTATGACCAACATGTGAGTTTTGAGTCCAAAGAAGCCGTACTCGACCTCTCGAAACTTGGCGCAGGCGTATATCACGTCATCATCGAACTACCTGACTCCAAAAAGTCCTTTAGGGTGATGAAGAAGTAAAAAAGAGTGGGGCGGCCGATGAATCGGCCGCCCCACTCTTTTTTACTATTTGATCTGCTTTTTAATTTTCTTTTTTGAATGAACTGAGCACTTTTTGATCCTCTTCTTTTGATCCGAGTCCCAACCAGTCCAGCGTAGATCGATACATGATATTTTCCAGATCTTCTTCAGGTAAATTCATTTCCTCAATGAACTTACCTATCTCCAAATCTCCCAAAGGAAAAGGATAATCAGAACCCAGACATACTTTATCAGAACCTACCAGCTTGATAACATAGTCGAGCAACATCGGGTCATGGGTAATGCTATCCACCCAAAATTTACCCAGGTATTCTCG
The sequence above is drawn from the Marinoscillum sp. 108 genome and encodes:
- a CDS encoding T9SS type A sorting domain-containing protein, encoding SVSTLANPDTDGDGIPDFLDLDSDNDGITDLLEAGGNDYNGDGKLDSFGDTDGDGLGNSVDVDNGGTPLTIPNTDGTGRPNYIDTDSEDDNIPDFEEGFYEAGPTNYQTSYINRVTAYNAANAATSNTLYPTGDTSPADGTPDYLNDSDGDGIPNLLDPQSAYFLDDDGDGLINLFDPNQNGDFYGNVNGVPDRDDDGTPNILDGSDVPLPLDFIAFSGTVQNENVNLKWTTANEVNVSHFDVLHSTGGSKDFKVIGSVQAVNIKELVNNYQFTHQNAPDGYNFYRIREVDLDGYEGFTEIINVVMEASNISWTIYPNPTQDHLSIRSTVIIPDSRVMILDVTGRTIYDQHVSFESKEAVLDLSKLGAGVYHVIIELPDSKKSFRVMKK